Genomic segment of Macellibacteroides fermentans:
TCCATTTGACTATTTCCGGATCGCGATGGCTGAAAAATAAACTTTTATTCGTATCCAAGGATTTAATCATTTCCATGTCTTCTGCTAACAGTTCAAAATCGAACACATTGATATTTTCAATTATCCGTTCTTTTTTTACAGATTTAGGAATCACGACCACACCACGCTGGATTAACCAACGAAGTATAACCTGGGCGACAGACTTATTATATTTCTTACCAATCTCCAGCAATTTCTCATTCTGAAACAAGTTATTCTTTCCTTCGGCAAACGGAGCCCAAGATTCCATCTGTACACCGTTTTCTTTCAAAAACTTCAGGTCTTCTTCTCGTTGGTAAAAAGGATGAGTTTCAATCTGGTTTACAGCGGGTGCAATCTCATTGTTTGCTAACAAATCCATTACCCTGTCAGTATAGAAATTACTTATACCTATAGCCCGTATTTTACCTTGTCTGTTAAGTTCTTCCATCGCTCGCCACGAACCATATACATCTCCAAATGGTTGATGAATCAGATATAGGTCAAGATAATCAACTTGCAGTTTATTCATAGATAATTCTGCAGCTTTTAATGTCTGTTCATATCCGGCATCGGCAATCCATAGCTTAGTCGTGATAAACAAGTCTTTTCTATCTATGCCGCTTTCATGGATGGCTTCGCCTATAGCTTCCTCATTTTGGTAGGCAGCAGCCGTATCGATAGAACGGTAACCTGCTTCGATAGCAGTTAATACTGTTTGTTTACACTCTTTAAAATCAGGTATCTTGTAAACACCGATTCCTAAAACAGGCATTTCAACACCATTATTTAATTTTACTTTTTCCATTTTCAATTTATTTTAATTATATCCTTGAACGAATATTTTTTCATTCTTTGAATTGTCCTTACATAGCCAAACAAATAAACTCTATAACATATACGATCTTTCATTACTCTACCCCTCCCAATTTTTCAAAGCTTTAATAAAAAGAAGGTTTGTCCCAATTGGTATCGGGTTCGCTTACACCGATGCTTGATTTTATATATTTTCCTCCTTGATCTTTTAATATGTCTACGATCAACTGCGAAACGGCTTGACGGGTTACTTGTGCTCCTTGAAAGGGTTCACCTTTATTTGTAAGGTGATATTTACAGTTGCCGGGCTGGTTGTATAGCCAGGTAAGACGCAGAATAGTATAGTCCAGTTCGGGAGTTTCCACCAGTGCAACAGTATCTTTATGGAGCTGAATACCTCTGTCACCTACCATGCGACGATTCCAATCGCCGAAAGCTCCCGGTACTTCATCATAAATCCCCAGAATGGATGCTGCAATAATCCGTTTTACACCGACTGCTTTCATCGCTTTTACAATGGTTTCAACACCTTTCTTATCGTTCATGTCATTGAGATAGATGGCATCAACGCCTTTCATGGCATCCACCAAATGAGCATAATCCGAAAAATCACCGTTAGCCAGCGATACCCTTTCGGAAGCCAGGTCTTTTAATCTGTTGGAAGCGTTGCGGGCATATAGTACCAAATCATTCTCAGTCTGTTCGATAAGGTCTTTAGCAAGCATACGCCCAATTTGCCCTGCCGCCCCCAATATTAATATTTTCATTTATTATATCATTATAGTTGTTGAACAGTAGGTCTGAATAATACTTCGTTTACATCCACATCTTCGGGTTGACTGATAACAAATGATACAGTCCTTGCAAACGAATCAGCAGGTATCGCATTTTGTTCGTAATATTTATGGATACCCTCGGCTATATCAGGTGCGGTAATACTATTGGGCAAATCAGTCGCAACCGCTCCCGGCGAAATTACTGCCACGCGAATATTGTATGGTTTTACCTCCTGCCTCAATGCTTCTGAAATTACACGGACAGCATATTTTGTAGCCGAATAAACAGCTCCGCCCGGACTGATTGTATGACCTGCTACTGAAGATACGTTGATAAATTGCCCCGATTTTTGTTCTTTCATATATGGCAGGGCTGCTGCAATACCATATAAAACTCCTTTGATATTAACATCAATGGCTTGATTCCAGTCGTCTATCTTAAGATATTCCAATGGAGAGAGCGGCATTAATCCGGCATTGTTAATCATCACATCAATACGCCCGAATTCTTGAACGGCGGCATCTACCAGTTTTTTTACCTGCAGATGATCTGTTACATCTGTTTCAACGGCAAGAGCCTTTCCCCCATTCTTAATCAGTTCGTTTGCCAATGTGTCAATACGGTCTTTACGACGTGCTCCTAATACGACAACTGCTCCCTGTCCTGAAAGATAGCGTGCTGTTGATTCTCCTAAGCCGCTACTGGCTCCTGTGATTACAGCTACTTTTCCTGTTATATTTTCGATCTTGCTCATATTTCTTTTTATAATTATTGAAAACTCTATTTCTTATAGCTGTTATATTCTTCATCGGTCACAGGTTCCATCCAAACAACCGAACCTTTATGAGATTGTGAAGTGATAGCTATGTGTGTAAATTCACTATCAGGAGATGCACCGTGCCAATGGATAACATCGGGTAATATTTCAACCACATCTCCGACATTAAGTAGTTGTATTGGTTTTTCTTTTTCCTGATAATATCCTGTTCCTTTTGTACAAAGCAGGATTTGACCTCCAGGATGTGAATGCCAGTTATTTCTTACACCAGGTTCAAATACTACATTTCCAATTGTCAAATCAAAATTATCTTTGTCGGTAACCAACATTTGAAGCCATGCTGTCCCACTGAAATAATCGTTATTGATGGCTTCTCCTTTGGGAAATATCTGATTTATTTCATTGCTACTTGAAGTTTCCATTTTATCATTGTTTTTTTGATTATTACAACAAGCAGTAAATGCCAAATTTACTGCTAATAACACAGAGACAAGAGGTAGAATAG
This window contains:
- a CDS encoding SDR family oxidoreductase; its protein translation is MSKIENITGKVAVITGASSGLGESTARYLSGQGAVVVLGARRKDRIDTLANELIKNGGKALAVETDVTDHLQVKKLVDAAVQEFGRIDVMINNAGLMPLSPLEYLKIDDWNQAIDVNIKGVLYGIAAALPYMKEQKSGQFINVSSVAGHTISPGGAVYSATKYAVRVISEALRQEVKPYNIRVAVISPGAVATDLPNSITAPDIAEGIHKYYEQNAIPADSFARTVSFVISQPEDVDVNEVLFRPTVQQL
- a CDS encoding NAD(P)H-binding protein gives rise to the protein MKILILGAAGQIGRMLAKDLIEQTENDLVLYARNASNRLKDLASERVSLANGDFSDYAHLVDAMKGVDAIYLNDMNDKKGVETIVKAMKAVGVKRIIAASILGIYDEVPGAFGDWNRRMVGDRGIQLHKDTVALVETPELDYTILRLTWLYNQPGNCKYHLTNKGEPFQGAQVTRQAVSQLIVDILKDQGGKYIKSSIGVSEPDTNWDKPSFY
- a CDS encoding aldo/keto reductase translates to MEKVKLNNGVEMPVLGIGVYKIPDFKECKQTVLTAIEAGYRSIDTAAAYQNEEAIGEAIHESGIDRKDLFITTKLWIADAGYEQTLKAAELSMNKLQVDYLDLYLIHQPFGDVYGSWRAMEELNRQGKIRAIGISNFYTDRVMDLLANNEIAPAVNQIETHPFYQREEDLKFLKENGVQMESWAPFAEGKNNLFQNEKLLEIGKKYNKSVAQVILRWLIQRGVVVIPKSVKKERIIENINVFDFELLAEDMEMIKSLDTNKSLFFSHRDPEIVKWMSSFKKK
- a CDS encoding cupin domain-containing protein, with protein sequence MKYKIKSILPLVSVLLAVNLAFTACCNNQKNNDKMETSSSNEINQIFPKGEAINNDYFSGTAWLQMLVTDKDNFDLTIGNVVFEPGVRNNWHSHPGGQILLCTKGTGYYQEKEKPIQLLNVGDVVEILPDVIHWHGASPDSEFTHIAITSQSHKGSVVWMEPVTDEEYNSYKK